In a genomic window of Corvus hawaiiensis isolate bCorHaw1 chromosome Z, bCorHaw1.pri.cur, whole genome shotgun sequence:
- the TMOD1 gene encoding tropomodulin-1 isoform X1 produces MSYRKELEKYRDLDEDQILGALTEEELRKLENELEELDPDNALLPAGLRQRDQTQKPPTGPFKREELMAHLEKQAKDVKDREDLVPFTGEKRGKAWIPKQKPMDPVLESVTLEPELEEALANASDAELCDIAAILGMHTLMSNQQYYEALGSSTIVNKEGLNSVIKPTQYKPVPDEEPNSTDVEETLKRIQNNDPDLEEVNLNNIMNIPIPTLKAFAEALKNNTYVKKFSIVGTRSNDPVAFALAEMLKVNNTLKSLNVESNFISGSGILAIVEALEGNTSLVELRIDNQSQPLGNKVEMEIANILEKNTSLLKFGYHFTQQGPRLRASNAMMNNNDLVRKRRLAEVNGPIFPKCRTGV; encoded by the exons ATGTCTTACAGAAAGGAGCTAGAAAAATACCGAGACCTAGATGAAGATCAGATCCTTGGAGCTCTGACAGAGGAGGAGCTCAGGAAGTTAGAGAATGAACTGGAAGAGCTGGATCCTGat AATGCACTGTTGCCGGCCGGGCTCAGGCAGCGGGATCAGACGCAAAAGCCACCAACTGGCCCATTCAAGAGGGAGGAACTCATGGCCCACCTAGAAAAGCAGGCAAAGGATGTTAAAGACAGAGAAGATTTGGTTCCTTTCACGGGCGAAAAGAGAG GAAAAGCTTGGATTCCCAAGCAGAAGCCGATGGATCCCGTTTTGGAAAGTGTGACTCTGGAGCCGGAACTGGAGGAAGCCCTTGCTAATGCCTCTGATGCAGAGCTCTGTGACATTGCTG cCATCCTTGGCATGCACACCTTGATGAGTAACCAGCAGTACTATGAGGCACTGGGGAGCAGCACCATTGTGAACAAAGAAGGGCTCAACA GTGTGATTAAGCCCACACAGTACAAAccagttcctgatgaagaaCCAAACTCAACAGACGTGGAGGAAACTCTGAAACGAATACAAAACAATGATCCTGACCTTGAGGAAGTCAACCTTAACAATATTatg AATATTCCGATACCAACTTTAAAAGCTTTTGCAGAAGCACTGAAAAACAACACGTACGTGAAGAAGTTCAGCATAGTTGGGACACGGAGCAATGATCCTGTTGCTTTT GCCCTGGCAGAAATGCTGAAGGTCAATAACACACTGAAGAGCCTGAATGTGGAGTCAAACTTCATTTCCGGGTCAGGGATCCTGGCTATTGTTGAAGCACTCGAGGGTAACACGTCACTTGTGGAGCTGCGCATTGACAACCAG agTCAACCCTTGGGCAACAAAGTAGAAATGGAAATCGCGAATATATTGGAAAAGAACACCTCCCTTCTGAAGTTTGGGTACCATTTCACTCAGCAAGGTCCCCGGCTTCGCGCCTCCAATGCCATGATGAATAACAACGACCTGG
- the TMOD1 gene encoding tropomodulin-1 isoform X2 → MSYRKELEKYRDLDEDQILGALTEEELRKLENELEELDPDNALLPAGLRQRDQTQKPPTGPFKREELMAHLEKQAKDVKDREDLVPFTGEKRGKAWIPKQKPMDPVLESVTLEPELEEALANASDAELCDIAAILGMHTLMSNQQYYEALGSSTIVNKEGLNSVIKPTQYKPVPDEEPNSTDVEETLKRIQNNDPDLEEVNLNNIMNIPIPTLKAFAEALKNNTYVKKFSIVGTRSNDPVAFALAEMLKVNNTLKSLNVESNFISGSGILAIVEALEGNTSLVELRIDNQSQPLGNKVEMEIANILEKNTSLLKFGYHFTQQGPRLRASNAMMNNNDLARIHRSDGVWQ, encoded by the exons ATGTCTTACAGAAAGGAGCTAGAAAAATACCGAGACCTAGATGAAGATCAGATCCTTGGAGCTCTGACAGAGGAGGAGCTCAGGAAGTTAGAGAATGAACTGGAAGAGCTGGATCCTGat AATGCACTGTTGCCGGCCGGGCTCAGGCAGCGGGATCAGACGCAAAAGCCACCAACTGGCCCATTCAAGAGGGAGGAACTCATGGCCCACCTAGAAAAGCAGGCAAAGGATGTTAAAGACAGAGAAGATTTGGTTCCTTTCACGGGCGAAAAGAGAG GAAAAGCTTGGATTCCCAAGCAGAAGCCGATGGATCCCGTTTTGGAAAGTGTGACTCTGGAGCCGGAACTGGAGGAAGCCCTTGCTAATGCCTCTGATGCAGAGCTCTGTGACATTGCTG cCATCCTTGGCATGCACACCTTGATGAGTAACCAGCAGTACTATGAGGCACTGGGGAGCAGCACCATTGTGAACAAAGAAGGGCTCAACA GTGTGATTAAGCCCACACAGTACAAAccagttcctgatgaagaaCCAAACTCAACAGACGTGGAGGAAACTCTGAAACGAATACAAAACAATGATCCTGACCTTGAGGAAGTCAACCTTAACAATATTatg AATATTCCGATACCAACTTTAAAAGCTTTTGCAGAAGCACTGAAAAACAACACGTACGTGAAGAAGTTCAGCATAGTTGGGACACGGAGCAATGATCCTGTTGCTTTT GCCCTGGCAGAAATGCTGAAGGTCAATAACACACTGAAGAGCCTGAATGTGGAGTCAAACTTCATTTCCGGGTCAGGGATCCTGGCTATTGTTGAAGCACTCGAGGGTAACACGTCACTTGTGGAGCTGCGCATTGACAACCAG agTCAACCCTTGGGCAACAAAGTAGAAATGGAAATCGCGAATATATTGGAAAAGAACACCTCCCTTCTGAAGTTTGGGTACCATTTCACTCAGCAAGGTCCCCGGCTTCGCGCCTCCAATGCCATGATGAATAACAACGACCTGG CTCGTATTCATCGGTCTGATGGTGTCTGGCAATAG